A region of Thermococcus piezophilus DNA encodes the following proteins:
- a CDS encoding SufD family Fe-S cluster assembly protein, which translates to MSEVTLHEAKEIIAQEIENLARRNKEPEWMTRIRYKGLEAFEKAPHNDPVISKDELLRFIAKPEIEGFPEHIESLDDLPPEMKALLDRLGISEVEQKYIAGLAVQTDTGIIYNQFLQEWAKKGLIVLPMEEAVKKYPDVMKRHFLQMFSPNESKLAAYHTAVWNGGIFLYVKEGLKVPFPLHLFFLIQESALAQAPHIIIIAEPNTEFHLIEGCTAPVLVKHSLHLDMTEAYIRDGARVQLTVLQNWPEYVHTRPMTRARIGKNARFINTTVGLGTGRSNIANPKYWVEENGYVELNGIILGQKDWYVDLGGEMYLQGREAAGINASKAVIMDESTVITRGKIVAEAPRTKGHISCDALVMSDKAVMETYPGLVSRVDDAELSHEAAIGKIHEEELFYLMSRGLSEEKATQLIVKGFLEPMLKDIPMEFLIEIRKIIEMAVSGGM; encoded by the coding sequence ATGAGTGAGGTAACCCTTCATGAAGCCAAGGAGATCATAGCGCAGGAGATAGAGAACCTCGCTAGGAGGAACAAAGAGCCGGAATGGATGACGCGCATAAGGTACAAAGGCTTGGAAGCCTTCGAGAAGGCCCCTCACAATGACCCTGTCATTAGCAAGGACGAACTGCTGAGGTTCATAGCCAAGCCAGAGATAGAGGGCTTCCCCGAGCACATAGAGAGCCTCGATGACCTCCCTCCAGAGATGAAGGCCCTGCTCGACAGGCTAGGCATAAGCGAGGTCGAGCAGAAGTATATTGCCGGTTTAGCCGTTCAGACAGACACTGGAATAATTTACAACCAGTTCCTCCAGGAGTGGGCGAAGAAGGGCCTCATAGTTCTTCCAATGGAGGAGGCAGTGAAGAAGTACCCAGATGTCATGAAGAGGCACTTCCTCCAGATGTTCAGCCCCAACGAGAGCAAGCTGGCAGCCTATCACACGGCAGTGTGGAACGGTGGTATCTTCCTCTACGTCAAGGAAGGCTTAAAGGTTCCCTTCCCGCTCCACCTGTTCTTCCTCATACAGGAGAGCGCATTAGCCCAGGCCCCGCACATAATAATCATCGCCGAACCCAACACGGAGTTCCACCTCATTGAGGGCTGTACAGCACCCGTTTTAGTTAAGCACTCCCTTCACCTCGACATGACGGAGGCGTATATACGCGACGGCGCAAGGGTCCAGCTCACGGTTCTCCAGAACTGGCCTGAGTACGTTCACACTAGGCCAATGACGAGAGCTAGAATAGGAAAGAACGCCCGTTTCATCAACACCACCGTCGGTCTCGGAACGGGGAGGAGCAACATAGCCAATCCCAAGTACTGGGTTGAGGAGAACGGCTACGTTGAATTGAACGGAATCATCCTCGGCCAGAAGGACTGGTACGTTGACCTTGGCGGCGAGATGTACCTCCAGGGAAGGGAAGCCGCGGGTATAAACGCCAGCAAGGCCGTGATAATGGACGAGAGCACTGTCATAACTAGGGGCAAGATAGTGGCCGAAGCGCCAAGAACCAAGGGACACATAAGCTGCGATGCCCTGGTGATGAGCGACAAAGCAGTGATGGAGACATATCCAGGTCTGGTTAGCAGGGTTGACGATGCCGAGCTGAGCCACGAAGCCGCTATAGGCAAAATCCACGAAGAGGAGCTCTTCTACCTTATGAGCCGCGGCCTGAGCGAGGAGAAGGCGACTCAGTTGATAGTCAAGGGCTTCCTCGAGCCGATGCTCAAGGACATCCCAATGGAATTCCTCATCGAGATAAGGAAAATAATCGAGATGGCAGTGAGCGGTGGAATGTGA
- a CDS encoding hydrogenase maturation protease, which produces MSTLILALGNELMKDDGVGLKVGRLLAEKGYNVIEVGTDIFRLQSHYNGEERLIIIDAILSERFKAGEIIHVSGDEVFEKLKAEIRSAHFMGAIEGLKLLMALDERLANVEIHFIGVVAKEIDLGMELSEEVKKALPKAAELVEELAKNEFHS; this is translated from the coding sequence ATGAGCACGCTCATCTTAGCTCTAGGAAACGAGCTGATGAAGGATGATGGAGTGGGCTTAAAGGTCGGCAGGCTTCTGGCGGAAAAAGGTTACAACGTTATCGAAGTTGGCACTGACATATTCAGGCTCCAGAGCCATTACAATGGAGAGGAGAGGCTCATAATCATCGACGCCATACTTAGTGAAAGGTTTAAGGCGGGAGAAATAATCCACGTGAGCGGCGATGAGGTCTTCGAGAAGCTGAAAGCTGAAATCAGGAGCGCGCACTTCATGGGGGCAATAGAAGGGCTCAAACTCCTCATGGCACTCGACGAGAGGCTCGCCAACGTTGAAATCCACTTCATTGGGGTCGTTGCGAAGGAAATTGACCTTGGCATGGAGCTGAGCGAGGAAGTAAAGAAGGCCCTTCCGAAGGCTGCTGAGCTTGTTGAAGAACTGGCCAAAAATGAATTCCACAGTTAA